In the genome of Candoia aspera isolate rCanAsp1 chromosome 4, rCanAsp1.hap2, whole genome shotgun sequence, the window TTACTCAGAGCAAGATAAGTGGAATTTTCCTATTATTCTTGCCCCAACCCGGTGAGACAGGTTTGGTCAAGGTCATCTGGTGAGACTGATATGTACACAGGGATGGGAAGCCGTTCTGTCCCCGTGCGGTTTTGTACGGCAAGGGAGAAAATTTAAAATGTCAGGAATTACTTGGCAGCGTTCTTAAGCACCTGTGTTGATGTCTGGGGCACCTGCAAGTTCTCCCGGGCTGCGCAAGGCAACAGCGTCTCCCAATTAGGAAATAATGCATTTCTTATTTTGAGGCGATCCAGATTCTGTCTCCTGCAGCGCGCTCTTTCTCTTCCTGCCCTGCCAGTGTCCTGCTCCTGgctttgcatttcattttccaCGTTGGTGCAACAGTCCGCTgctattctccccccacccctctgtcCCTGTTGCCGCTCCCTATCCAATCTGCTGACATCAGCCGCCATGACTCACAAGCAACCCAGCCCTATAAAAAtccattctgccttttcttttcttttccaaccGGCTTGGGCGTCATGCCGTTCATCAACGCTCCCCCGTTTCAGAGGCCTGCCCAGTCCCACCACCTTTGCCCGTAGCCAGCAGCAAAGATGGGATTCCTTCTTTTCCGCATCCCCTCTTGCTTTCCTGGGGTGTCTATGTGCATAGGTGGGGGGATGCACATGGGTAAGTGCAATTTTGCTCTTTTCCCCTTCCTGCAGTTGCTCACCTTCCTCATCCAGGTGGAAATGCTGACAAATGTGGGTGGAAAAAGTGTGCCGCGTGTGGAAAAAGTGTGCCGCGTGTTTCCCAGATGTACATACTGGACAATTTTAGGAAAGCCAAACAGGTCCTAGGGAGCACACCGCCCTGtttctctcttttggacttcaatCACAGAAACTGTCTAACATTACAGGAGGAGAGTTGTGTTAGTCTAGGTAGCCAAAAATCTGAAGGAGTCCGGTAGCATCTTTTCCGACTAACacgtttttttaaaaggaagacgCTTCTGTGAGCTTGTGAGAAGTGGTCTAATTTCTGGTTAGGTCCTCTGTGTGTTTGCGGAGCGTCCTTCCCCACGAAGCTAGAGCCGTGTGCTGCAGAAACTGAGTCATAGGTGAACACAGGCGGCTCTGGGATTCCAGAGTGGACAGGACTACATCTCCCAGTTGCCGCAGCACAACGCCCAGTACTGAGGGACGCTGGGAGATATGGTTCCATCTTCTTTACCCAACATGGTGCCCCTGAGAGGGCCAGGGAAGTGGCATTTGTGGGCACTGAAATCCCACCGGTCTGGAGGGCAAAGCTTCCAGAGAGATCTTTTGCTGTGGGATCCTCCGCTGGATGGTAGATCCGTTGTGTCCTTCTGGAAGGAAGCCCTGGGGTGTTCCCAGGGGCCTTTGCCAGTTTGTAGCATCTAAAAAAGGTCAGCAGTGTCTCAGACCTACTGGTGGAGGGACGCGGTGCCCAGATTTGAGGGTGCCTCCTGCTGTTGGCAGCCAATTGGGAGGCCCCAATCTCTGGGGCTGAGGCTTGGGGTGTTCTCCGGGGGGACCCACGTCTGCCTCCTGCCCACCGCTTAGTATGTCCTCTGTGGCCACATTCAGTTGGACTGCTGCATCCCCCCTCCTCAaatctttgctccccaccccaccgtggccttcccttccccctcctctgtttctctctcctcCATCCCGGCCTGTTTCCATAGAAACCCCTTTTCCGTTTGGATACTCCCGTCACCGCCAGGAAAGGGCTCTGAGCGTGCGCGTGTGTCTGAGCCAGACAGACCTCCTCCTGGAATTATTGTTACTGTGTCATACAGCCGTATCTGTCCTCGCTCATGCATGCACGCTTTTCCTACGTGTGCAAATATGCAGGCTTTTGCAAAACCCTGGTTAGTTGGCAGTGAGGGGGAGCAGACAAGAGACAGGCTCAGGAAAAAATGGAGGGCATCACCATTCTTTTGGGCACACCTTGAGAGGACACGAGGAACCGGCAGAGCCAGGCTGGTGCCAGCTTTTGGCACAAGAGGAGCCAGGCCAGCACCTGGGCTGAGAGGCGAGACCTTGGAGTGGCCCTGGGTGCCTAAGTCAAGGTGGAGCAAGCTGAGCTCTTAAGCTGAGCTGGCACCGGAAATGGTGTCCTTCAGCCATTTTAGGCTGCTGGGAAGGGAATCCCTTGAGCAAAATGGCTGCAAAggggaagaaaaggcagaatggAAGGGAACAAAGCTGCATCTTGGGAAGGCACAGATGTGCTTCCTCGAGCTGTGGCCTGCGGCTGGGGTCAAGCAGGCCTTTCCCAGGTGCTCCTGGCATGACTGTGCCAATGGCACACCAGGCCTGTTTGGGGCCTGGAGAAAGCAGGACCTgtgtctgccagctggcctgcAAAAGTTGGCTGCTTCCAGCCGTTCCTCGGTTGGGCAACTTCCGCCGCCTTCCTGGATCCCAGGAGCTGacatctcctccttcccctcccactTCTATCTCCAAAAACCATGTCCCAGCAGCCTCGAGTTTGGTCTTTTGGCCTCCCTGCTGCAGGGAAACCCCTTTCGGCCATGGGCCGTTGTCTCCTCTGAGGCAGATGTTTTGGGATCCTCCTTAAGTGGCCCCTTGCCACTTTGCAGAAGGACCTGGATTCACATTTGGCAGAACCCCTTGTTTCCCCACCCTTTGTTTCCCCAAAGAAATGTGAATTTGCTCTGGGGGCCTTTCTTGACTTTTGAGACTAGAtagaagagtgtttctcaaccttggcaaccttggccagctatgctggctggggaattctgggagttgaagcccacacatcttaaagttgcccagtttaaaaaacactgagaTAGAGCCCAGGGAACTCCCGACTCCAGGACCCCGGTCATTGCCCAGATCCCTGACGTCACAAGATCTCTGTCTCTCCTTTTTGCCGTAGGTCTGAGGCAGCACAATGGCTCCAGTTGTGGAGGTCACGGACATCAGCCACTCCAATTCCCTTCTGATCCAATTGAACGAGCAGCGCCTGCGTGGACAGTTCTGTGACATCACAATCATTGCCGAAGACACCAAGTTCAAGGCCCACAAAAATATTCTCGCCGCCTCCAGTCCATACTTCAAGGAGGTTCTTTCCAAGGAATCAGTGTGTCGCCAGCCGAGCCAGATTCTAGAGCTTCCCGACATCCAGGCCAAAGTCTTCTCGGACATCTTGAACTTCATCTATAATTCTCGACTTTCAGTGCCCAGTCCGGCAGTCGCCAAGGAGATTGGGGCGGTTGGCCGGCGCCTGGGCATCTCCCGCTTGGAAAACCTGGATGACCCCTTGGCAGATGTCAAGATGGACAGCTCTGGCCTTGCCTCTGCTAGAGCTTGCAGTTCGCCCATTGACCTGACCTGCCCTTCCCGCTCTGCAGAGCCTTCCAGCCCTGTCTGCTTCCAGGATTTGACCAAAGCATACAGCCCCGGGCAGGACACCCACCCTGACTCTGAAACAGAAACTGCCAAGATCCTCTACAACCTCAGCTCTGTGGCCACCATGCCGCCTCCCCCATCCTCTGATCTGACTTTCATGCTGAAGGAAAACGTTGGTTGGGGCCACAGTCTCCCTGGGACTCCCCCTGCCACCTCTGCCAACGCGAACGATGGGGTGCAGGTGCCGGCCGCTTCTTCCTCGCCCCCATCCCCATCCGGGGCTTCCTACCCAGCCAGCAGCACCTTCTGTTGCGGAAGCTGTAACCGTTCCTTTACTACGTCTTCTGCGCTCAGCCTCCACGTGAAGCTCCACCGGACGCGGCGCTCGCTGTCCTGCCGCCACTGCGGCAAAAGTTTCATCCACGTCAAGCGGCTACAGACGCACGAGGTCTTATGCAAGGAGGTGGAACCACCAGAGGAGAGTGCCTCTGCGGACAAGGCGCCGCCCAGCCCGGTGTTGCCTTCCAAGCCCACGGCAGCAGCATCTTCCAAGAAGGGTGGGCTTTTCCGCCATCGGGGCCCCCCAAGGGTGGACTACATCTCTGACCAAGACCACTTTGTCAAAGTGGTGGATGGTCACATCATCTACTTCTGCACCGTCTGTGAACGGTCCTACATGACCCTTTCAAGCCTCAAGCGCCACTCCAATGTCCATTCCTGGCGGCGCAAGTACCCCTGCCGTTACTGCGACAAAGTTTTCGCCTTGGCTGAATACCGCACCAAGCACGAGGTCTGGCACACAGGGGAGCGACGCTACCAGTGCATCTTCTGCTGGGAGACCTTTGTTACTTACTACAATCTGAAGACCCATCAGAAAGCCTTCCACGGCATTAATCCTGGGCTTATATCCTCAGAGAAGACCCCCAATGGGGGCTATAAGCCTAAACTTAATGCTTTGAAACTCTACCGCCTCTTACCCATGCGTTCCCAAAAGAGGCCGTACAAGACGTACAGCCAGGGTGTGGTGCCAGAGGACCTTCTGCGTCCAACTCAGGCTGTCCCCATGACGCTGGGTGAGGGTGACTCACTGGATGGGAACTTGGTCTCCTCGCTGAGCACCGGTGACGTCGCTTCTGTGTTCACCCCCAAGAACGCCTCCTTGGAACTGCCAGAGGCAGAACAGTTCCAGCAGCAGGAAACCACCGGTGCCGAGGAGACGTCTGTCCTGCCAGCTGCTGGTGAGAAGGCTCAGCTGGACAAGCTGCCGCGGTCTTTGAGCACGGAGGCTCCCACAGTCATCGCCTATGGGCGCCCCGCCTCTTCTGTGATCGTTCACAGCACCTCGGTAAAAGCGCAGGCTCCCTCGGTGATCACGTACAACAGTAAAACTTCAGGTGCCCCATTAAATGCGGGGTCTCCACCATCACTGTCACAGCCTCCACCTTCTCCAGTTGTGGCCAAACCCATCAAGAAGCAGGTGCTGAGGGAATACATTCAGTCACAGAAGATGGACGAACAGGCTTTGGACGAGGACGGGAGTGAGCAGGGGCCCAAGGCGAGGGGGCCGCGGGTGGGTCGCACCATGACCTATATGGCCAAACCGGCCTACGTGGGAGCCGCCTCGGAAAGCCGAGCCGCACCGCTCTGCCAGATCACGGTGCGCATCGGCGAAGAGGCCATTGTCAAGCGGCGCATCTCTGAAACAGACCTCATGCTGGACAAGAGCAGCCGGGCCGGAGGCAGACGCTTGGACTTTGGCAGGGACCAGAGCAGTGAGAAGCAGCAGCCCTCGCTGCCCCCCATACTGCACGGCAAACGCGCCGACCGGGCGTACGCCGAGAGCGGCGAGGAAGAGAGCGACCGGGGAGACACAGAAGACCAACTCTGGCGCCCGTACTACAGCTACAAGCCCAAACGGAAGCCTTGCGGGGGGGGCGGCAACGGCGCGGGCAGCGCCCTGCCGAAGGCGAAGAAGTCGCGGTGGCGTCACAAGCTGCGCTCCCTGCGGTGGATGAAGCGGTCGGAGGAGGCCGAGGAGGGGGCCAGAGTGGGAACCAGCCAGCCAGGGTCTGCTGAGGCATCCGGGGGGCAGGGAGCGGCCTCCGAAAGGGACGGGACGGAGCCGCCAGCCAAAGCGGGGGGCGGGCGGGGCTCCGAGTGGAAGCATGAGTGCAGCGTTTGCGGCAAACTCTTCTCCGCCCTCAAGAAGCTGAGGAAGCACGAGCGGGTGCATGGGCGCCTCGGCAAGGATGACCAGTCCCTGGCGGCCTTGCCCACCGCCCCCCACCGCGTGGGCCGCAAGCCTCTGGTGAAGTTTGCTTGCGCCCATTGCACCAAGGTCTGCAAGACCGCAGCGGCACTGAGCCGCCACATGAAGCGGCACGAGGGCCAACGGCCGGAGCAGGTCCCCCTGCCAGTGCTTACCACAGTCATTGCCTATTCTAAGAAGGCCGCTGAGGTGCCCCTGGCCACGCCCCCGCCAGTGGTTAAGGAGGAGACCACGCAGGAGATGCAGGTCTCTTCCTCCAGTGGGGAGGCTCCCGGGGGCCAGCCAGAGGCCCCCGAGGAGGGGCATGTGGAAATGGTGCCCTGCAATGGGCACACTCTGGCCCCTCTTCCAGAGGAGGAAGACTCACCGCAGCAGGGGGGAGATAAGCCCCCTTTTCACGAGGAGCTGCCTGCCCACCCGCCGCCACTACAGGCAGCCGCCACCAGCCTTGCTGAACTGCCCCCGGGCCTGCCCCACTCTCTTCAAGACCCAGTCATCTCCCACACGGGCCTGGTCCAGAAGGAGGTTCTGGCACCGCAGGAGATGGCAGAGGACCGTTATCCGGTCCAGGAGTACCCCTTACCGCTGCTGGTGCCGGGCAGCTGCCGGAGCAGGAAGGATCTGGAAGACAAGCCCTCGTTCCTGGCTTACCCCAGCGCCATCCAGTTCAACGCCGTGGGCAAAGCAGGGGGCAGCAGTGGAGACGGCAAAGTCAGCTTCTACCCTGACCCGTACCCGCTGATGTATGGGCACCAGTTGCTAGCCGCCTATCCGTACAACTTCACTTTGCCGGTGGCTTTGAACATGGTTGTCCCGGATGACAAGGGACAGCCGCTGCCCTTCCTGCCCAGCGTCTTCAGCTACTCGATGAACCCATGTCGGGGCGTGGGGCACGACGGGGGCCCCGGATGCCACGGGGGCGTGGGGATGGGCAGTTCGGCTCGGGAGGGCAGGGGGGAGCCCGCGGCACCCGAGAGGCTGAAGAAAGGAGGTCTCCTTTGAGGGACAGCGGGCCCACGGGGCGGGAAAGGGGCCACCGGATTACGCGGGGGAGGAAGTCAAGGCTAGAAAATGGCCGAGCCCCCTTCTGTTCTGAGCAGGGGCGTGTGCTTGTGAGAACCAGCAGGGCGAGTGCAGAGGGGCGCCTGAACCAGGGCGGGCGGAAGGGAGCCCCCCCTCTTCCTACCAGTGGCATTTAGCACGGGACGTGTCGTAGAGAAGACTTCtttaaaatagcaaaaatagGTACAGGGTACCCCCATTCCCCCTGCCTGGTTCCTCAACCCCATATGAATGTTGTTTGTAGACACAAATGAGAGTGAATTTGCACAAGGAACCGTTTTTCTTCTCTGCCCCCTGCCCGCCCCCGCCGCACAGCAATTTCTGGCCCTTTTTCTTCGGTTCCTGACCTTTTCGCCACTCCCCCCTACTTTTGCTGCTGGTGGGGGCACTGTTTCGAAAGGAGGGGCCTCTAGTGTCACTCCTCTCCTGCTGGGGGTGTTTTACTCTGTGGATCCTGTCccttcctccccctgcccccctccctcgcccggctcCTCAGCTTTGctgcgcagcagcagcagctgccggGGAGCAGGAGGTGGCAGGGGGGAGCGTGTGCGTGCGTTTTGTTTTCCAACTCGCTGGAGATGAATCACATTTTCCTTTTGGCCAGAGGAAGGccgggggggttggggggggaggCCACGCTTGCCAAGTCGGAGAGGAACGGAAGGACTTTTTTTCTGGGTCTCTAGGATCCCACCTCGGAAAGGTGGAAGGACCCTCCCCACAAAGGTTTGCGTCATACGGTGGCCCCCAccatcccccagccagcacacacAGAGGGCaccaaggggggggggaacacgGCTGGCAAGAGGGCCTGTGCGGGGTCAGCAGGCTTGACGTCTCTGGGGCCAGCAGCAAAACCCACTCCCCCCCCCGCAACCCCCTCAATATAAATGACCAAGGATCAGCAATAGGTAATTTTAGCTATACATGtaatagtgtttttttaaaatagggttgtgttctgtttttcaaaatggGTGGCCTAGTTTAAAGTAATAATAATGGGGCAGATATCCCTGGTGAAATCAGTGGAGAAAAAGCCTGCATGGTGTGGGTGGCTTAAACTGTGGGtcccaggaggaagagagggcTGAACAAAGGCATTTTGT includes:
- the ZBTB4 gene encoding zinc finger and BTB domain-containing protein 4, producing the protein MAPVVEVTDISHSNSLLIQLNEQRLRGQFCDITIIAEDTKFKAHKNILAASSPYFKEVLSKESVCRQPSQILELPDIQAKVFSDILNFIYNSRLSVPSPAVAKEIGAVGRRLGISRLENLDDPLADVKMDSSGLASARACSSPIDLTCPSRSAEPSSPVCFQDLTKAYSPGQDTHPDSETETAKILYNLSSVATMPPPPSSDLTFMLKENVGWGHSLPGTPPATSANANDGVQVPAASSSPPSPSGASYPASSTFCCGSCNRSFTTSSALSLHVKLHRTRRSLSCRHCGKSFIHVKRLQTHEVLCKEVEPPEESASADKAPPSPVLPSKPTAAASSKKGGLFRHRGPPRVDYISDQDHFVKVVDGHIIYFCTVCERSYMTLSSLKRHSNVHSWRRKYPCRYCDKVFALAEYRTKHEVWHTGERRYQCIFCWETFVTYYNLKTHQKAFHGINPGLISSEKTPNGGYKPKLNALKLYRLLPMRSQKRPYKTYSQGVVPEDLLRPTQAVPMTLGEGDSLDGNLVSSLSTGDVASVFTPKNASLELPEAEQFQQQETTGAEETSVLPAAGEKAQLDKLPRSLSTEAPTVIAYGRPASSVIVHSTSVKAQAPSVITYNSKTSGAPLNAGSPPSLSQPPPSPVVAKPIKKQVLREYIQSQKMDEQALDEDGSEQGPKARGPRVGRTMTYMAKPAYVGAASESRAAPLCQITVRIGEEAIVKRRISETDLMLDKSSRAGGRRLDFGRDQSSEKQQPSLPPILHGKRADRAYAESGEEESDRGDTEDQLWRPYYSYKPKRKPCGGGGNGAGSALPKAKKSRWRHKLRSLRWMKRSEEAEEGARVGTSQPGSAEASGGQGAASERDGTEPPAKAGGGRGSEWKHECSVCGKLFSALKKLRKHERVHGRLGKDDQSLAALPTAPHRVGRKPLVKFACAHCTKVCKTAAALSRHMKRHEGQRPEQVPLPVLTTVIAYSKKAAEVPLATPPPVVKEETTQEMQVSSSSGEAPGGQPEAPEEGHVEMVPCNGHTLAPLPEEEDSPQQGGDKPPFHEELPAHPPPLQAAATSLAELPPGLPHSLQDPVISHTGLVQKEVLAPQEMAEDRYPVQEYPLPLLVPGSCRSRKDLEDKPSFLAYPSAIQFNAVGKAGGSSGDGKVSFYPDPYPLMYGHQLLAAYPYNFTLPVALNMVVPDDKGQPLPFLPSVFSYSMNPCRGVGHDGGPGCHGGVGMGSSAREGRGEPAAPERLKKGGLL